One stretch of Marinobacterium iners DNA includes these proteins:
- a CDS encoding protein phosphatase CheZ: MAAQTASKVDFNGFDEFLRSRAQALVSELEAGNMAEAMGLINELQFARHQVFYNEVGHLTRGLHEAIKSFSSDVGEKMPSDAESTVSAIGDASDRLNYVIELTEKNAHETMDRVDRSLSLVDKLDQQSERFKDLLLLVGQLEGEFEALNGVYDRTCSLKDQSEKTITELRTTLTDILVSQGVQDITGQLIRRVITLVTQVEGQLVKLMDMAARVERLSSLESAEDIAASDDKPVRRKGHAAEQEQKHDPIRAEGPQLPTGKTDTLCDQDDVDDLLSSLGF; this comes from the coding sequence ATGGCAGCGCAAACGGCCAGTAAAGTGGACTTCAACGGCTTCGATGAGTTTCTGCGTAGCCGTGCCCAGGCACTGGTGTCCGAACTTGAGGCCGGCAACATGGCAGAGGCGATGGGGCTTATCAATGAGCTTCAGTTTGCCCGTCACCAGGTGTTCTATAACGAGGTCGGTCACCTGACGCGCGGCCTGCATGAGGCGATCAAGTCATTTTCCAGCGATGTCGGCGAAAAAATGCCGAGCGATGCGGAAAGTACGGTCTCGGCCATCGGTGATGCTTCAGATCGACTCAATTACGTGATTGAGCTCACTGAAAAAAATGCCCATGAAACCATGGATCGTGTGGATCGATCACTCAGCCTGGTTGATAAGCTGGATCAGCAGAGTGAACGTTTCAAGGATCTGCTGTTGCTGGTAGGGCAGCTTGAGGGTGAGTTCGAGGCATTGAACGGGGTTTATGATCGCACCTGCAGCCTCAAGGATCAGTCCGAGAAAACCATTACTGAACTGCGCACAACTTTGACTGATATCCTCGTCTCCCAGGGGGTTCAGGACATAACCGGTCAGTTGATCCGCCGAGTTATCACGCTGGTGACTCAGGTTGAGGGTCAGTTGGTCAAACTGATGGATATGGCGGCCAGAGTAGAACGGCTGAGCAGCCTGGAGAGTGCAGAGGATATAGCAGCCTCTGATGACAAGCCGGTACGCCGGAAGGGCCACGCGGCTGAACAAGAACAAAAACATGATCCTATCCGGGCGGAAGGGCCCCAGCTTCCGACAGGGAAAACAGATACGCTGTGTGATCAGGACGATGTTGATGACCTGCTTTCCAGCCTGGGATTTTGA
- the flhB gene encoding flagellar biosynthesis protein FlhB — MAEETGQEKTEQPTEKRIKDARQKGDIPRSRELASTALLLASAAAAILFGGNVAATMISIMQESFTLDRQDVFDTARMFTHLGEALYEGFFSLWGFYLLTLLAALLSPIALGGWNFSGQAIQPKGSRINPLSGLKRMFSLKALIELFKALAKFLLVGAFAIMVLWLDRPDLFALAREAVEPAIAHSLQILGWSFLVMSLSLIIISLIDVPFQLYDYNKKLKMTLQEVKDEMKNTEGKPEVKGRIRQLQREISQRKMMSEVPEADVVITNPTHYAVALKYDQGGSGAPRVVAKGVDFVALKIREIAQEHDVPLLSAPPLARALYHATEIGDEIPAGLYQSVAQVLAYVFQLKRYRKRLEEAPEPLRDEDIDIPEEYRKDPDE, encoded by the coding sequence ATGGCTGAAGAGACGGGTCAGGAAAAGACAGAACAACCTACGGAGAAGCGCATCAAGGATGCGCGACAAAAAGGTGATATTCCACGCTCACGTGAACTTGCCTCCACCGCATTGCTGCTGGCATCGGCAGCTGCCGCTATTCTGTTTGGCGGTAATGTAGCCGCTACCATGATAAGCATCATGCAGGAAAGTTTTACCCTCGATCGCCAAGATGTTTTTGATACAGCGCGCATGTTTACGCATCTGGGTGAGGCTCTGTATGAGGGCTTTTTCAGCCTGTGGGGGTTTTATCTGCTGACGTTGCTGGCGGCACTGCTGAGCCCGATCGCTCTGGGTGGCTGGAATTTCAGCGGTCAGGCGATTCAGCCCAAGGGCAGTCGCATCAACCCGCTCAGCGGGCTCAAGCGGATGTTCTCGCTCAAAGCTCTGATTGAGTTGTTCAAGGCGCTGGCCAAGTTTCTATTGGTGGGGGCCTTTGCAATCATGGTTCTGTGGCTGGATCGGCCTGACCTGTTTGCACTTGCGAGAGAGGCGGTGGAGCCGGCCATTGCCCATTCACTGCAGATTCTGGGTTGGTCCTTTCTGGTGATGAGTTTGTCGTTGATTATCATCTCGTTGATTGATGTGCCGTTTCAGCTCTACGACTACAACAAGAAGCTGAAAATGACGCTGCAGGAAGTCAAGGATGAGATGAAGAACACCGAGGGTAAGCCTGAGGTCAAGGGGCGTATCCGTCAACTCCAGCGTGAAATTTCACAACGCAAGATGATGTCCGAAGTGCCTGAGGCCGATGTGGTGATCACCAACCCGACTCACTATGCCGTCGCGCTGAAGTATGATCAGGGTGGCAGTGGGGCGCCACGTGTGGTTGCCAAGGGGGTGGACTTTGTTGCCCTCAAGATCCGCGAGATCGCACAGGAGCATGATGTGCCGCTTTTGTCGGCTCCTCCACTGGCACGTGCACTCTATCATGCCACTGAGATTGGTGACGAGATTCCCGCCGGGCTCTACCAATCGGTTGCCCAGGTATTGGCTTATGTGTTTCAGCTCAAGCGCTATCGCAAACGGTTGGAGGAAGCGCCGGAGCCGTTGCGAGATGAAGATATCGATATTCCTGAAGAGTATCGCAAGGATCCGGATGAGTAG
- a CDS encoding protein-glutamate methylesterase/protein-glutamine glutaminase, translating into MPVKVLIVDDSGFFRHRIEEMLSDDPRMEVVGTAVNGREAVEKVKQLRPDVVTMDVEMPQMNGIEAVRIIMREAPTNVLMLSSLTHEGARVTLQALEAGAADYLPKDIRAWMDKGSNVRSQLIDRLVALGRSRRFQRSSVFERDFPGKAKPGTTMVFRPDDPEPPSRRTATPARTTMAEPARSSVSGGLSTRRERPVSAPAAAPATAREVSGPATTPAARVRFPDCKLVVIAASTGGPAALQKVLTALPANFPYPILLVQHMPKTFTQVFAERLNQQCHISVKEAEDGDRLQPGRALLAPGGLQMIIDSKQTDRVRILPGDERLTYKPSADVTYASAAKTYGAKVLGITLTGMGADGCDGSRLLKQAGSTQWAQNRESCTIYGMPQAVINAGLADAILDLDDIGPLLAGRGSR; encoded by the coding sequence ATGCCGGTAAAAGTGTTGATTGTCGATGACTCGGGTTTCTTTCGCCATCGCATCGAAGAGATGCTGAGCGATGATCCTCGAATGGAAGTTGTCGGTACGGCGGTAAATGGACGCGAAGCTGTCGAAAAGGTAAAGCAGCTGCGTCCTGATGTGGTCACCATGGATGTGGAGATGCCGCAGATGAACGGGATCGAAGCGGTCCGTATCATCATGCGAGAAGCACCTACCAACGTGTTGATGTTGTCTTCGCTTACCCATGAAGGTGCGCGTGTGACCCTGCAGGCACTCGAAGCAGGTGCTGCCGATTATCTGCCCAAGGATATTCGTGCCTGGATGGACAAGGGCAGCAATGTGCGCAGCCAGCTGATTGACCGGCTTGTCGCACTGGGGCGGAGTCGTCGTTTTCAGCGCAGCTCTGTTTTCGAGCGCGATTTTCCAGGCAAAGCCAAACCGGGCACCACCATGGTGTTCCGTCCGGATGATCCGGAGCCTCCATCTCGGCGCACTGCAACACCTGCCCGTACAACGATGGCGGAACCAGCCCGTTCGTCAGTGTCTGGTGGTCTGAGTACGCGTCGTGAGCGTCCAGTGTCAGCGCCCGCGGCTGCCCCTGCTACTGCGCGGGAGGTATCTGGCCCGGCCACGACACCGGCAGCACGGGTACGTTTTCCGGACTGCAAACTGGTAGTTATTGCTGCTTCCACCGGTGGTCCTGCTGCCCTGCAAAAGGTGCTGACGGCACTGCCCGCGAACTTTCCCTACCCCATTCTTTTGGTTCAACATATGCCAAAGACCTTTACCCAGGTATTTGCCGAACGACTGAACCAGCAGTGTCATATCAGTGTCAAGGAAGCGGAAGACGGTGATCGGCTTCAGCCCGGACGTGCATTGCTTGCTCCGGGTGGGCTGCAAATGATCATTGATTCCAAGCAAACCGACCGGGTACGCATTCTGCCGGGTGACGAGCGTTTGACCTACAAGCCCAGCGCCGATGTTACCTATGCCTCGGCAGCCAAAACCTATGGGGCGAAGGTGCTGGGTATCACGCTGACGGGGATGGGGGCGGATGGCTGCGATGGCTCGCGTCTGCTGAAGCAGGCCGGCTCGACCCAGTGGGCACAGAACCGTGAAAGCTGCACCATCTATGGAATGCCTCAGGCCGTCATCAATGCAGGACTGGCAGATGCAATACTTGATCTGGATGATATTGGCCCGTTACTGGCAGGGCGAGGTTCGCGCTGA
- the flhA gene encoding flagellar biosynthesis protein FlhA, which produces MRSLSQGNLGIPLLLLVVLGMVALPVPPFMLDVFFTFNIALSIVVLLVAIYALRPLDFGVFPTILLAATLLRLALNVASTRVVLLYGHEGGDAAGKVIEAFGDVMVGGNYVVGIIVFLILVIINFVVVTKGAGRISEVSARFTLDAMPGKQMAIDADLNAGLIGQEEARDRRREVTQEADFYGAMDGASKFVRGDAVAGILILVINLLGGLGIGMVQHGLDFSLALQYYSLLTIGDGLVAQIPSLLLSTAAAVMVTRANSSEAMGSQVFRQMFASPRALTVAAAILFIMGIVPGMPHFAFLMLAMAAAGIAWWIRRQELQKLEQAKAEEAEAPTDSKPAAEEQKELGWDDVMPVDMIGLEVGYRLIPMVDKMQGGQLLGRIKGVRKKLSQDLGFLVPSVHIRDNLDLLPGAYRITLMGVIAGEAEIYPDRELAINPGQVFGELKGVSVRDPAFGLEAVWIEKSHKEHAQTLGYTVVDASTVVATHINQVLQTHAHELLGHEEVQQLLDLLSKASPKLVEELVPKKLSISALLKVLQNLLMEQVPLKDFRSIAEALAEAVNRTQDPLALTAAVRVALSRLIVQTVNGSEPELAVITLDPSLEQMLLGSMQQGQDEGMVLEPGMAERLQRSLGETAQKQEMSGKPSILLVAAPIRPLMAKFVRYGEHQIHVLSYQEIPENKKVTIVATVGGQNG; this is translated from the coding sequence ATGCGAAGCCTGTCGCAGGGGAATCTGGGGATTCCGCTGCTGCTGCTTGTCGTGCTGGGCATGGTGGCGTTGCCTGTTCCTCCGTTCATGCTCGATGTGTTCTTCACCTTCAATATTGCTCTATCGATCGTGGTGTTGCTGGTGGCGATCTACGCCCTGCGGCCACTTGATTTCGGTGTGTTTCCAACCATTCTGCTGGCTGCGACCCTGCTGCGATTGGCTCTCAATGTGGCGTCAACTCGGGTGGTTCTGCTGTACGGCCATGAGGGAGGGGATGCTGCCGGTAAGGTGATCGAGGCCTTCGGGGATGTGATGGTTGGCGGCAACTATGTCGTCGGTATCATCGTGTTCCTTATTCTTGTGATCATCAACTTTGTGGTTGTGACTAAGGGTGCTGGCCGTATTTCCGAAGTGAGTGCTCGCTTTACCCTTGACGCAATGCCCGGCAAGCAGATGGCCATCGATGCCGATTTGAACGCGGGCCTGATTGGTCAGGAAGAGGCGCGTGATCGACGTCGAGAAGTAACGCAGGAAGCCGATTTCTACGGTGCCATGGATGGTGCCTCGAAGTTTGTGCGCGGGGATGCGGTGGCGGGTATCCTGATTTTGGTGATCAACCTGTTGGGTGGTCTGGGGATTGGCATGGTGCAGCACGGGCTGGATTTCAGTCTGGCCCTGCAATATTACTCCCTGCTGACCATCGGTGACGGGCTGGTTGCACAGATCCCGTCGCTGTTGCTGTCCACTGCGGCTGCGGTGATGGTGACCCGTGCCAACTCCTCCGAAGCGATGGGGTCGCAGGTATTCCGTCAGATGTTCGCCTCACCACGTGCGTTGACTGTGGCAGCTGCCATACTCTTTATCATGGGTATTGTGCCCGGCATGCCGCACTTTGCTTTCCTGATGCTGGCGATGGCCGCAGCCGGTATTGCCTGGTGGATTCGGCGTCAGGAGCTGCAGAAGCTGGAACAGGCAAAGGCGGAAGAGGCCGAGGCACCAACAGACAGCAAACCAGCGGCGGAAGAACAGAAAGAGCTGGGCTGGGATGATGTGATGCCGGTGGACATGATCGGACTGGAAGTCGGCTACCGGCTGATTCCGATGGTGGACAAAATGCAGGGTGGGCAGTTGCTTGGGCGGATCAAGGGGGTGCGCAAGAAGCTGTCTCAGGATCTGGGCTTCCTGGTGCCGTCTGTGCATATTCGGGATAACCTGGACCTGTTGCCCGGCGCCTATCGCATTACATTGATGGGCGTTATAGCAGGTGAGGCGGAGATCTACCCCGACCGCGAACTGGCGATCAACCCGGGTCAGGTATTCGGAGAGCTGAAAGGGGTCAGCGTGCGTGACCCGGCGTTTGGTCTGGAGGCAGTCTGGATCGAAAAGAGCCATAAGGAGCACGCGCAAACACTGGGCTATACAGTAGTAGATGCAAGTACGGTGGTGGCGACCCATATCAATCAGGTGTTGCAAACCCACGCCCATGAGTTGCTGGGGCATGAGGAGGTACAGCAACTGCTTGATCTGCTGAGTAAGGCTTCGCCCAAGCTGGTGGAAGAGTTGGTACCGAAGAAACTGTCGATCAGTGCGTTGCTGAAGGTGTTGCAGAACCTGCTGATGGAACAGGTGCCGTTGAAGGATTTCCGCTCCATCGCCGAGGCGCTGGCCGAGGCGGTCAACCGGACACAGGATCCGCTGGCGTTAACTGCGGCCGTGAGGGTGGCGCTGTCACGTCTGATTGTGCAAACGGTCAATGGCTCGGAACCGGAGCTCGCTGTTATTACGCTGGACCCGTCACTGGAACAGATGTTGCTCGGATCCATGCAGCAGGGGCAGGACGAAGGGATGGTACTGGAGCCCGGTATGGCCGAGCGGTTGCAGCGCTCGCTGGGCGAGACCGCTCAAAAGCAGGAGATGTCCGGCAAGCCGTCCATCCTGTTGGTGGCAGCCCCGATTCGGCCGCTGATGGCCAAATTTGTACGTTATGGAGAACATCAGATTCATGTACTCTCCTATCAGGAGATCCCGGAGAACAAGAAAGTCACGATTGTGGCCACTGTGGGTGGACAAAATGGCTAG
- a CDS encoding RNA polymerase sigma factor FliA translates to MYNELEFKSGQELIEEYTPLVRRIAHHLLARLPSHVVLDDLLQAGMMGLLEAAKRYDSSKGASFETYAGIRIRGAIIDEVRRGDWTPRSVHRNGRRVSEAIAQVENRTGRDATDLEVAAEMGIGVAEYHALLQDSLDSRLFSYDQLTDSSEETPSEQFVASDPDPGHAHEGEGFRQALAQAIGVLPERERLVLSLYYDEELNLKEIGQILGVSESRVSQIHSQAALRLRGRLRDWR, encoded by the coding sequence ATGTACAACGAACTGGAGTTTAAGTCAGGGCAGGAGCTGATCGAGGAGTACACCCCTCTGGTGCGCCGTATTGCGCATCATCTGCTGGCGCGCCTGCCGTCCCATGTTGTGCTGGACGACTTGCTTCAGGCTGGCATGATGGGACTGCTAGAAGCTGCCAAACGTTACGACTCCAGCAAGGGTGCCAGTTTTGAAACCTATGCCGGTATTCGTATCCGCGGTGCCATTATCGATGAGGTACGGCGGGGTGACTGGACGCCGAGATCAGTACACCGAAATGGGCGTCGGGTCAGCGAAGCGATTGCCCAGGTTGAAAACCGGACCGGCCGTGACGCTACAGACTTAGAAGTTGCGGCCGAAATGGGAATAGGGGTTGCCGAGTACCATGCCCTGCTGCAGGATTCACTCGACAGCCGCCTGTTCAGCTATGATCAGTTGACTGACAGCTCCGAAGAAACACCCTCGGAGCAGTTTGTTGCCTCTGATCCAGACCCTGGGCATGCCCATGAAGGGGAAGGATTCAGGCAGGCGCTGGCGCAGGCGATAGGTGTCTTGCCAGAGCGTGAGCGGCTTGTGCTGTCGCTGTATTATGATGAAGAGCTGAACCTTAAAGAGATAGGACAGATTCTTGGGGTGAGTGAGTCGCGCGTGAGCCAGATCCATAGCCAGGCTGCGCTGAGGCTCAGGGGCCGGCTAAGGGATTGGCGCTGA
- the cheY gene encoding chemotaxis response regulator CheY: MKKDIKILVVDDFSTMRRIIKNLLRDLGFTNVDEADDGKTALPILKQGGIDFLITDWNMPEMTGIDLLKAVRADPALASIPVLMVTAEAKREQIIAAAQAGVNGYVVKPFTAAVLKEKIDKIFERIEG, from the coding sequence TTGAAGAAAGACATCAAAATTCTCGTTGTGGATGATTTCTCCACAATGAGGCGCATCATAAAAAACCTGCTGCGGGACCTTGGTTTTACCAATGTCGACGAGGCAGACGACGGCAAGACGGCGTTGCCGATTCTCAAGCAGGGAGGTATCGACTTCCTCATTACCGACTGGAATATGCCGGAAATGACCGGTATAGACCTGCTCAAGGCAGTCCGAGCCGATCCTGCTCTGGCTTCCATTCCGGTACTGATGGTAACGGCAGAGGCCAAGCGCGAGCAGATTATTGCGGCAGCACAAGCCGGTGTGAACGGTTATGTCGTAAAACCGTTCACGGCCGCCGTGTTGAAAGAGAAGATCGACAAGATCTTCGAGCGTATCGAGGGTTAA
- a CDS encoding chemotaxis protein CheA, with translation MSLDVDQEILEDFLVEAGEILEQLSEQLVDLEQRPDDKDLLNAIFRGFHTVKGGAGFLQLEAMVECCHKAENLFDLLRNGELSISSELMDVVLQALDAVNAMFEAVRGGEEPQHASPALLQRLQDFAEGRGETAPSAPAPAPAPAAASTPKPAAPVPQASAPVNPNTPNDEFEMLLGDLAGSHQQSESESGGDELITEDEFEALLDELHGPGKAPKIEAAAATPATNSDGELITDDEFEALLDELQSSGQGAFAHMPDAEQAKPVAASVAPAPAPASAEPPPPPSAEPVATVADDAKEVKGKPAAGNKPAAESNVRVDTRLLDKIMNMVGELVLVRNRLVRLGGAREDEEMGKALGTLDMVTADLQTSVMKTRMQPVKKVFGRFPRLIRDLSRNLKKEVRLELRGEETDLDKNLVEALADPLIHLVRNAVDHGIESPEKRSASGKPREGNVLLSAEQEGDHILLIIQDDGAGMDPEVLRNLAVKRGMMDVEAARRLTDQECFNLIFQAGFSTKTEVSDVSGRGVGMDVVKTKITQLNGTLSIDSVMGQGTRIAIQVPLTLAIMPTLMVVLEGQAFALPLVNVNEIFNLDLTKTNIVDGQQVIIVRDQALPLFHLKRWLITGHENARLPDQGHVVIVSVGTSRVGFVVDQLVGQEEVVIKPLGSILHGTPGLSGATITGDGRIALIIDIPNLLKHYAST, from the coding sequence ATGAGTTTGGATGTTGATCAGGAAATACTGGAAGACTTTCTCGTCGAAGCCGGCGAGATACTTGAGCAGCTGTCTGAGCAGCTTGTCGATCTTGAGCAGCGCCCCGATGACAAGGATCTGCTGAACGCAATCTTTCGCGGTTTCCATACCGTCAAGGGTGGTGCCGGCTTTCTGCAGCTGGAAGCGATGGTTGAATGCTGTCACAAGGCGGAAAACCTGTTTGACCTGCTGCGCAACGGTGAACTGAGTATCAGCTCCGAACTGATGGATGTGGTGTTGCAGGCACTTGATGCCGTCAATGCCATGTTTGAAGCGGTACGCGGTGGTGAAGAACCCCAGCATGCATCGCCTGCATTGCTGCAGCGTTTGCAGGACTTTGCTGAAGGGCGTGGTGAAACAGCACCGTCTGCACCGGCACCGGCACCGGCACCGGCAGCTGCCAGCACTCCAAAACCGGCAGCGCCTGTCCCCCAAGCATCAGCCCCTGTTAACCCAAATACACCGAACGATGAATTCGAGATGCTGCTGGGTGATCTGGCGGGCAGCCACCAGCAAAGTGAATCTGAGTCGGGTGGCGATGAGCTTATCACTGAAGACGAATTCGAGGCGTTGCTGGACGAGCTGCATGGCCCCGGTAAAGCGCCGAAAATTGAAGCGGCCGCGGCTACACCGGCAACCAACAGCGATGGTGAATTGATCACCGACGATGAATTTGAAGCGCTGCTGGATGAACTTCAGTCCAGTGGCCAGGGTGCCTTTGCTCATATGCCGGATGCAGAGCAGGCCAAACCGGTCGCTGCATCCGTTGCGCCTGCGCCTGCGCCGGCCTCGGCTGAGCCACCGCCTCCCCCCTCTGCCGAGCCAGTCGCTACTGTTGCAGATGACGCCAAAGAAGTGAAAGGCAAACCGGCTGCTGGCAACAAACCGGCTGCCGAGAGTAATGTCCGTGTCGATACCCGTTTGCTCGACAAGATCATGAACATGGTCGGTGAGCTGGTGTTGGTGCGTAACCGTCTGGTGCGTCTGGGCGGTGCTCGTGAAGATGAAGAGATGGGCAAGGCGCTCGGCACACTGGATATGGTCACCGCCGATCTGCAAACCTCGGTTATGAAGACCCGCATGCAGCCGGTGAAAAAGGTATTTGGCCGTTTTCCCCGTCTCATTCGTGATCTGTCGCGCAATCTCAAAAAAGAGGTGCGGCTTGAGCTTCGCGGTGAAGAAACCGATCTCGACAAAAACCTGGTCGAAGCGCTGGCTGATCCGCTGATTCACTTGGTGCGCAACGCCGTTGATCATGGTATCGAGTCGCCTGAAAAACGTTCTGCATCGGGCAAGCCGCGTGAAGGTAACGTGCTGCTGTCGGCTGAGCAGGAGGGTGATCACATCCTGCTGATTATCCAGGATGACGGTGCCGGCATGGATCCGGAAGTGTTGCGTAACCTGGCGGTCAAGCGCGGCATGATGGATGTGGAAGCCGCTCGCCGCCTAACCGATCAGGAATGTTTCAATCTGATTTTCCAGGCTGGCTTTTCTACCAAGACCGAGGTGTCTGATGTATCCGGCCGCGGTGTTGGCATGGATGTGGTCAAGACCAAGATTACCCAGCTTAACGGTACTCTCAGTATCGACTCGGTGATGGGGCAAGGGACCCGGATTGCGATTCAGGTACCGCTGACATTGGCGATCATGCCGACGCTGATGGTAGTGCTTGAAGGCCAGGCCTTTGCACTGCCGTTGGTGAACGTGAACGAGATATTCAACCTGGATTTGACCAAAACGAATATTGTCGATGGGCAGCAGGTGATTATTGTTCGAGACCAGGCGCTGCCGTTGTTCCACCTCAAACGTTGGCTCATTACAGGGCATGAAAATGCACGACTGCCGGACCAGGGGCATGTGGTCATCGTCAGTGTTGGTACCTCCAGAGTGGGCTTTGTTGTCGACCAGCTGGTAGGTCAGGAAGAAGTCGTGATCAAACCGTTGGGCAGCATTTTGCATGGAACGCCGGGCCTTTCGGGTGCCACCATCACGGGCGACGGGCGCATCGCACTGATCATTGATATACCGAATCTGCTGAAACACTACGCATCGACCTGA
- the flhF gene encoding flagellar biosynthesis protein FlhF yields the protein MKVKRIFAPDMRQAMRRVRDEIGPDAVIISNHRVAGGVEVVAAREDEYEAAQAELKRSRSRRQPPNRDEQIRILTGGHSHQSEQASRNAALEEELNRTRARIAEASRRITEPTPVADRSANRQIDDEDDEDLRSILESLRARNRQREVPSPPSRQVETPRPTSRPVESDTLPADDDALLSMQQEIQELRNMLQQQVARPEPAAPVFATPAADSVQERSAVHARLEQLGLGSQLVQQLMSGVEPELAADKAWRNALARLSDALPVLGEELVERGGMIAFVGPTGVGKTTTIGKLAARHVLQHGSSSVALVTTDCFRIAAHEQLKTFGRILDVPVRVVDENHSLEEVLQSLRNKRLVLIDTAGMSASDPQGLVQMQMLSSVTVRLKKLLVLSCSSQRQLMRSAFDNYRELGLNGCVLSKTDESGSLGEALTLAIEKQLPIAYVTDGQKIPDDIGIAKRHDLVSRAVVIAQKSGEHDADQASGSSLFRAG from the coding sequence ATGAAGGTAAAACGCATATTTGCACCGGATATGCGCCAGGCAATGCGCCGGGTGCGTGACGAAATCGGCCCTGATGCCGTGATCATCTCCAACCACCGTGTAGCGGGTGGGGTCGAGGTTGTAGCCGCGCGTGAAGATGAATATGAGGCTGCTCAGGCAGAGCTCAAGCGCAGCCGCAGTCGTCGTCAGCCGCCCAATCGGGATGAGCAGATACGTATCCTTACCGGTGGGCACTCGCACCAATCGGAGCAGGCCAGTCGCAATGCGGCGCTTGAAGAGGAACTGAACCGTACCAGGGCTCGAATCGCAGAAGCCAGTCGACGCATCACCGAGCCTACGCCGGTAGCGGACCGCAGCGCAAATCGCCAGATCGATGACGAAGATGATGAAGATCTGCGCTCCATTCTTGAGTCGCTTCGTGCCCGCAACCGCCAGCGGGAAGTACCCTCTCCGCCTTCCCGTCAGGTTGAAACGCCCCGTCCCACGTCACGACCTGTTGAGAGTGATACCTTGCCTGCGGATGACGATGCGTTGCTGAGTATGCAGCAGGAAATTCAAGAGCTGCGTAATATGCTGCAGCAGCAGGTGGCGCGTCCCGAACCGGCTGCGCCTGTGTTTGCCACGCCTGCCGCAGACTCAGTGCAGGAAAGATCAGCTGTACACGCCCGCCTGGAGCAGCTGGGCCTCGGTTCACAGTTGGTACAGCAGCTGATGAGCGGTGTGGAGCCTGAGCTTGCCGCTGACAAGGCCTGGCGCAATGCGCTCGCTCGCCTTTCGGATGCTTTGCCGGTGCTGGGTGAAGAGCTGGTGGAGCGTGGCGGCATGATCGCCTTTGTCGGCCCTACCGGTGTCGGCAAAACCACCACCATCGGCAAGCTGGCTGCTCGTCATGTGCTGCAGCACGGCAGCTCCAGTGTGGCACTGGTTACCACGGACTGTTTCCGCATCGCGGCTCATGAGCAGCTGAAAACCTTTGGCCGTATTCTGGATGTGCCTGTCCGCGTGGTGGATGAAAACCATAGCCTGGAAGAAGTGCTGCAAAGTCTTCGCAACAAGCGTCTGGTGCTGATTGATACCGCTGGCATGAGTGCATCCGACCCACAGGGTCTGGTGCAGATGCAGATGCTTTCCAGTGTCACTGTTCGCCTGAAAAAGTTGCTGGTGCTGTCCTGCTCCAGTCAGCGCCAGTTGATGCGCAGTGCGTTCGACAACTATCGAGAGCTGGGTCTGAACGGTTGTGTGCTCAGCAAGACAGATGAGTCGGGCAGCCTGGGTGAGGCGCTTACGCTGGCAATCGAAAAGCAGCTGCCGATCGCCTATGTGACTGATGGGCAGAAAATTCCGGATGATATCGGTATCGCCAAGCGGCATGATCTGGTCAGCCGTGCCGTGGTGATTGCACAGAAATCGGGGGAGCATGATGCAGATCAAGCTTCCGGCAGTTCATTATTCAGGGCGGGTTGA
- a CDS encoding MinD/ParA family protein — protein MKQTHPVKVIAVTGGKGGVGKTNVSVNLATALSEMGQRVVLMDADLGLANVDVMLGLRAQRNISDVLAGNCSLKEVMVPAGDNFWIVPAASGTQEMTALSAHEHAELIHAFNDIADELDVLVIDTAAGISDSVVSFVRAAQEVLVVVCDEPTSITDAYALIKLLNRDYQMTRFRVLANMVRTESEGRNMFNKLLTVTDRFLDVTLQYVGSIPYDETVRKAVQRQKAVLKAFPKDKAALAYRQLANKVDSWPVSSSPRGHLEFFVERLVQGARAH, from the coding sequence ATGAAGCAGACCCACCCGGTCAAGGTGATAGCAGTAACGGGCGGCAAGGGAGGCGTTGGCAAGACCAATGTGTCGGTCAATCTGGCCACCGCTCTCAGTGAAATGGGGCAGCGGGTGGTGCTGATGGATGCTGACCTGGGCCTTGCCAATGTAGACGTGATGCTCGGGCTGAGAGCGCAACGCAACATTTCGGATGTGCTTGCAGGCAACTGCAGTCTCAAGGAAGTTATGGTGCCGGCAGGGGATAATTTCTGGATAGTGCCGGCGGCTTCGGGGACGCAGGAAATGACGGCTCTAAGCGCCCATGAGCATGCAGAGTTGATCCACGCCTTTAACGACATTGCCGATGAGCTGGATGTATTGGTTATTGACACTGCGGCTGGAATCTCGGACTCGGTGGTCAGCTTTGTGCGTGCCGCTCAGGAGGTGCTGGTGGTGGTCTGTGATGAGCCTACTTCGATTACCGACGCCTATGCACTGATCAAGCTTTTGAATCGTGACTATCAGATGACACGCTTTCGAGTGTTGGCCAATATGGTCAGAACGGAATCCGAAGGACGTAATATGTTCAATAAACTGTTGACGGTGACCGACAGATTCCTGGATGTTACGCTTCAATACGTTGGCTCAATCCCTTATGATGAAACGGTGCGCAAGGCTGTACAGAGACAAAAGGCTGTTTTGAAAGCCTTTCCCAAGGACAAGGCCGCATTGGCCTATCGCCAGTTGGCGAACAAGGTGGACAGCTGGCCGGTCAGTTCCAGCCCACGTGGGCACCTTGAATTCTTTGTCGAGCGGCTCGTGCAGGGAGCGCGGGCACACTGA